GCGCGTCGTCATGGGCAGCAACAACATCGACAGCTGCAATCGTACGTGACACGCTCCGAGCGTCGCCGGTCTGGCGGCGGTTTTCGGAGCCGGAGGCGGAACCAGCTCCTATCAGGAGCTCGAGCAGACGGACGTCATCCTGTTGTGGGGATCGAACGCCCGCGAGGCCCATCCGATTTTCTTCCACCACGTGCTCAAAGGCATCAGAAACGGGGCCAAGCTGTACACCATCGATCCTCGGCGAACGGCGTCGGCCCAGTGGGCCGATCTCTGGCTCGGGCTCGATGTGGGCACCGATATCGCGCTCGCCAACGCCGTTGCCCGGGAAATCCTGGACGCCGGTCTCGAGAACAAAGCCTTCATCGAGAGAGCGACGACCGGGTTCGACGAGTACGCGAAATCGGTCGAGACCTACACCCTCGAGTACGCGGAAGAGACGACCGGCGTGCCTCGCGATGCGATTCGCGAGCTCGCGCACGTCTACGCGAAGGCGGACCGCGCCCAGCTCTGCTGGACGCTCGGAATCACCGAGCACCACAACGCGACCGATAACGTCCTCGCCCTCATCAACCTCGCGCTCCTCACCGGGCACGTGGGACGATGGGGATCCGGTCTCGTTCCCATTCGAGGCCAGAACAACGTTCAGGGTGGAGGAGACATGGGGGCTCTCCCTAACAAGCTCCCCGCATTCCAGAACGTCGACTCCGACGAGCATCGCGCGAAGTTCGAGAAAGCCTGGAAAGCAAGCGTCCCATCGTCTCCCGGCTGGCACATTTCCTTGATGTTCGAAGCGATGGAGCGCGGCGATTTGACCTCACTCTACATCATCGGGGAGAACCCCGCCCAATCAGAGGCCGACGGCGAGCGATCGCTGAAGCTTCTTTCGAACCTCGAGCATCTCGTGGTCCAGGATATTTTCCTCACCCGGACGGCGCAGCTCGCCCACGTCGTCTTCCCCGCGGCCGCGGCCTGGGCGGAGACCGAGGGCACGGTGACGAGCAGCGAGCGCCGGGTTCAGCGGGTCCGCAAAGCTCTCGAGCCACCGGGGGAAGCCAGGGACGACATCGAGATCATCTGCTCGCTCGCGCGCCGCATGGGCCACGACTGGAAGACTCCCACCGCCGAGGAGGCCTGGAACGAGCTCCGCAGCCTCTCGCCGCTTCACGCGGGGATGAGCTATGAGAGGCTCGAAAAGCTCGGCGGCATCCAGTGGCCCTGCCGCGACGAGAACGATCCGGGAAGTCCCTTCCTTCACGGGAGGCTCTGGAAGAGGCCCGTCGAGGGGTCCAGGGCCCCATTTTACGTCGTCGAGCAGGTGCCTCCGGTCGACGAGCTCACCGAAGAGTTTCCCATCCGGCTCACGACCGGGCGAAGGCTCGATTCGTTCAACACGGGAGTTCAGAGCGGCGGTTTTGCATCGCCCATTCGGAACGGCGAAACGCTGGATCTGTCACCATCGGATGGGGCCCGCTACGGCGTTAGCGAAGGGGACCGCG
This portion of the Vicinamibacteria bacterium genome encodes:
- a CDS encoding molybdopterin-dependent oxidoreductase, with translation MGKSYPRLQQPMIRDRGELRRARWDEAIDKAAEGFEKHRGTAFGLFSCSKATNEMNFMAQKFARVVMGSNNIDSCNRTUHAPSVAGLAAVFGAGGGTSSYQELEQTDVILLWGSNAREAHPIFFHHVLKGIRNGAKLYTIDPRRTASAQWADLWLGLDVGTDIALANAVAREILDAGLENKAFIERATTGFDEYAKSVETYTLEYAEETTGVPRDAIRELAHVYAKADRAQLCWTLGITEHHNATDNVLALINLALLTGHVGRWGSGLVPIRGQNNVQGGGDMGALPNKLPAFQNVDSDEHRAKFEKAWKASVPSSPGWHISLMFEAMERGDLTSLYIIGENPAQSEADGERSLKLLSNLEHLVVQDIFLTRTAQLAHVVFPAAAAWAETEGTVTSSERRVQRVRKALEPPGEARDDIEIICSLARRMGHDWKTPTAEEAWNELRSLSPLHAGMSYERLEKLGGIQWPCRDENDPGSPFLHGRLWKRPVEGSRAPFYVVEQVPPVDELTEEFPIRLTTGRRLDSFNTGVQSGGFASPIRNGETLDLSPSDGARYGVSEGDRVRIASRRGEIEAPVRFDENLPPGLAFLTLHFPDEVDTNRLTIEAWDPKSGTSEFKATAIRIEKA